The following are encoded in a window of Mycobacteroides chelonae CCUG 47445 genomic DNA:
- a CDS encoding MerR family transcriptional regulator has protein sequence MDLTIDQLAQRVAMTARNIREWQTLGLVPPPEKRGRVGIYSDDHVAIINHVKNLKSQGFPLDVIRRVIDSGGGSEDSVRKMVIEALSPFATGEPVVMPRAELITRVGTGADLALAELGLVSDVDAKTISVRDCETLDAIELLIAAGMSMSRIAETLREVDRLQHQIAQLLLGAYVADVWQPFVESGYASEDWGKIAENASKAKQLTVTLASRLLARALDDTVDPILLQQADEAEAVLERNRPASSA, from the coding sequence ATGGACCTGACTATCGATCAGCTGGCGCAGCGCGTGGCCATGACGGCACGCAACATCCGCGAGTGGCAGACACTCGGGCTGGTACCCCCGCCCGAGAAGCGAGGACGCGTCGGCATCTACTCCGATGACCATGTCGCGATCATCAATCACGTCAAGAACTTGAAATCCCAGGGGTTTCCGCTCGATGTCATTCGCCGGGTCATCGACTCCGGCGGCGGCTCCGAGGACAGCGTGCGCAAGATGGTGATCGAAGCCCTCAGCCCATTCGCCACGGGAGAGCCGGTGGTGATGCCGCGCGCCGAGCTCATCACACGCGTCGGCACCGGTGCGGATCTGGCACTGGCCGAGCTGGGACTGGTGTCTGACGTCGACGCGAAAACCATCTCGGTCCGCGACTGCGAAACCCTGGACGCAATCGAACTGCTGATCGCCGCGGGCATGTCCATGTCCCGCATCGCCGAGACCCTGCGCGAGGTCGACCGGCTGCAACACCAGATCGCGCAGCTGTTACTGGGCGCCTACGTGGCCGATGTCTGGCAACCCTTCGTCGAGTCCGGTTATGCGTCCGAGGACTGGGGCAAGATCGCCGAAAATGCTTCGAAGGCAAAACAATTGACCGTCACACTGGCATCGCGACTATTGGCGCGGGCCCTCGATGACACCGTCGACCCGATCCTGCTGCAACAGGCCGACGAGGCCGAGGCCGTGCTGGAGCGCAACCGCCCGGCCTCATCGGCCTAG
- a CDS encoding RNA polymerase sigma factor, with protein sequence MAHDEIGRIFREEYGRTVATLIRYFGSIDIAEDAVQEAFEVAIAKWPRDGIPPNPGAWITTTARNRGVDKLRRDQRRDELSREASVLEEEQPEPQEVGPVQDDRLRLIFTCCHPALSPEAQVALTLRLLGGLTTPEIAHAYLVSESTMAARITRAKKKIASAGIPYRVPGDHDLPDRLSSVLAALYLVYNEGYAASSGATLTRTDLSAEAIRLARVLADLMPDEPEVLGLLALVLLTEARRPARTDAGGALVLLADQDRARWNRGMIDEGHQLVRRCLRRNAPGPYQIQAAINAVHDDARSAAHTDWGQIVALYDQLTVFTPTSVVALNRAVAIGECDGPRAGLDAIDPLREDLDGYYPLHAARADLLARLGRNQEAAAAYRKALVSTDNEVFRGYLGDRLARLDTGA encoded by the coding sequence GTGGCGCACGACGAGATCGGCCGCATCTTCCGCGAGGAGTACGGCCGCACCGTGGCAACCCTGATCCGCTACTTCGGCAGCATCGATATCGCCGAGGACGCCGTACAGGAAGCGTTCGAGGTGGCCATCGCGAAATGGCCACGGGACGGTATTCCTCCCAATCCGGGTGCGTGGATCACCACCACGGCCCGGAACCGCGGCGTCGACAAATTACGGCGCGACCAGCGGCGCGACGAGTTATCCAGAGAGGCAAGCGTTCTCGAGGAGGAGCAGCCGGAACCGCAGGAGGTGGGTCCGGTGCAGGATGATCGCCTGCGGCTCATCTTCACGTGCTGTCATCCGGCGCTGTCCCCGGAGGCGCAGGTCGCGCTTACCCTGCGGCTGCTCGGCGGACTCACCACTCCCGAAATCGCCCACGCGTATCTGGTGTCCGAATCGACCATGGCCGCGCGCATCACGCGTGCCAAGAAGAAGATCGCGTCGGCGGGTATCCCGTACCGGGTGCCGGGGGACCACGATCTACCGGATCGGCTGTCGTCGGTGCTGGCTGCGCTCTATCTCGTCTACAACGAGGGTTATGCGGCTTCTTCGGGCGCCACGCTCACCCGCACGGACCTCTCCGCCGAGGCGATCAGACTGGCGCGGGTGCTGGCAGATCTCATGCCCGATGAGCCCGAGGTGCTGGGACTGCTGGCCTTGGTGTTGCTTACCGAGGCGCGCCGTCCTGCCCGTACGGATGCCGGCGGGGCGCTGGTATTGCTCGCTGATCAGGACCGCGCTCGGTGGAATCGCGGGATGATCGACGAAGGGCATCAGCTGGTGCGACGTTGCCTCAGACGTAACGCTCCCGGGCCATATCAGATTCAGGCCGCGATCAATGCCGTCCATGACGATGCGCGCTCGGCGGCGCATACCGACTGGGGGCAGATTGTTGCGCTGTATGACCAGCTGACGGTGTTCACCCCCACCAGCGTGGTCGCTCTTAATCGCGCGGTGGCCATTGGTGAGTGCGACGGCCCTCGGGCCGGGCTGGATGCCATCGACCCGTTACGGGAGGACCTGGACGGTTACTACCCACTGCATGCCGCGCGGGCCGATCTGCTCGCCCGGCTCGGCCGGAATCAGGAAGCCGCTGCGGCCTACCGAAAAGCATTGGTATCCACGGACAATGAGGTGTTCCGCGGGTACCTCGGCGACCGGCTGGCCCGGCTGGACACCGGCGCATGA
- a CDS encoding glycoside hydrolase family 3 N-terminal domain-containing protein, which translates to MRAGTVLTGLVVVALSACGGNTSEPSKEPSPSSSGKAPVTAAPAADLACLSTRDRLAQLLMVGVKDADDARALVRDHHVGGIFVGSWTKKEMLTDGSLHDVVTAGPIPAAVSVDEEGGRVSRLKDLIGPSPSARELAATQTPEQVQALSQERGQKMKDLGITIDFAPDADVTDGDPDGAIGDRSYSGDPQKVAEYAEAAVRGYQASGVRAVVKHFPGHGHASGDSHTNGVVTPPLEQLKDNDLVPYRSLVTSGAAVMIGHMQVPGLTGDDPSSLSPAAVDLLRKGTGYGAPAYDGVIFTDDLSSMAAITDRFPIEEAVLKSIKAGVDWALWVSTEKVGSVLDRLESAYNAGELNGDAINASVRRVLAFKGVPACG; encoded by the coding sequence ATGCGTGCAGGGACAGTACTGACCGGTCTCGTTGTGGTGGCGCTGTCCGCCTGCGGCGGCAACACCTCGGAGCCGTCCAAGGAACCCTCGCCGTCGTCCTCGGGGAAGGCCCCAGTCACCGCAGCGCCCGCCGCTGACCTGGCCTGCCTGAGCACCCGTGACAGGTTGGCGCAGCTGCTCATGGTGGGCGTCAAGGACGCCGACGATGCCCGTGCGCTGGTGCGCGACCACCACGTCGGCGGCATCTTCGTCGGCAGCTGGACCAAGAAGGAGATGCTGACCGACGGCTCCCTGCACGACGTCGTCACCGCCGGACCGATCCCGGCGGCGGTGAGCGTCGATGAGGAGGGCGGGCGGGTGTCTCGCCTCAAAGACCTCATCGGTCCGTCCCCGTCCGCGCGGGAACTGGCCGCCACGCAGACGCCAGAGCAGGTGCAGGCCCTCAGCCAGGAGCGCGGTCAGAAGATGAAGGACCTCGGTATCACCATCGACTTCGCGCCCGATGCAGACGTGACCGACGGCGATCCGGACGGCGCCATCGGCGATCGCTCGTACAGCGGCGACCCGCAGAAGGTCGCCGAATATGCCGAGGCAGCGGTGCGGGGATATCAGGCCAGTGGCGTGCGTGCGGTGGTGAAGCACTTCCCGGGCCATGGCCACGCATCGGGTGACTCGCACACCAATGGCGTGGTAACCCCACCGCTGGAGCAGCTGAAGGACAACGATTTGGTGCCGTATCGCTCGCTGGTAACCAGCGGTGCCGCCGTGATGATCGGCCACATGCAGGTCCCCGGACTGACTGGCGACGACCCATCCAGCCTGAGCCCCGCCGCAGTCGACTTGTTGCGCAAGGGAACCGGCTACGGGGCACCCGCCTATGACGGAGTGATCTTCACCGATGACCTGTCATCGATGGCCGCGATCACCGACCGTTTCCCGATCGAGGAGGCGGTGCTCAAGTCGATCAAGGCCGGAGTCGACTGGGCGCTGTGGGTGAGCACCGAGAAGGTTGGCTCAGTCCTGGACCGCCTCGAATCGGCGTACAACGCAGGCGAACTGAACGGTGACGCGATCAACGCCTCGGTGCGTCGGGTGCTGGCCTTCAAGGGCGTCCCCGCTTGCGGCTAA
- a CDS encoding YciI family protein, whose amino-acid sequence MKQYLLSVHSYAENAADWSDEDVQRLYAQTGALNERMKEAGVWVFANGLTEPSDATVVRSVDGKVTTTDGPYLETKEHLGGFWIINAPDLDAALKWAAEGSAACEEPVEVRPFQDEEA is encoded by the coding sequence ATGAAGCAGTACTTACTCTCGGTCCACAGCTACGCGGAGAACGCGGCCGACTGGAGTGATGAGGATGTGCAGCGGCTGTACGCCCAGACCGGCGCGCTCAACGAGAGAATGAAAGAGGCTGGCGTCTGGGTGTTCGCGAACGGTCTGACCGAACCATCGGATGCGACCGTGGTCCGCAGTGTGGACGGAAAGGTCACCACCACGGACGGCCCCTACCTGGAGACCAAGGAACACCTCGGTGGTTTCTGGATCATCAACGCGCCCGACCTCGACGCGGCGCTGAAGTGGGCTGCGGAGGGGTCGGCGGCATGCGAGGAGCCCGTCGAGGTGCGCCCCTTCCAGGACGAGGAGGCCTGA
- a CDS encoding YciI family protein: MSRYLLSIVYPPDAVQPDDAALETIGADVQAVTRRMQEAGVWLFAAGLQPAATATMVSANASGHTTTDGPYTETKEQLGGFSIIEVPTLADAQQWAAEVSRAVWCPIEVRGLERGCGEID; this comes from the coding sequence ATGAGCCGCTATCTACTCTCGATTGTTTACCCACCTGATGCGGTGCAGCCCGACGATGCCGCCTTGGAAACCATCGGCGCCGATGTACAGGCCGTCACCCGCCGCATGCAGGAGGCAGGGGTGTGGCTCTTCGCCGCCGGTCTGCAGCCCGCCGCTACCGCGACCATGGTGAGTGCCAACGCCTCTGGGCATACCACCACCGACGGGCCGTACACCGAGACCAAGGAACAGCTCGGCGGCTTCAGCATCATCGAGGTGCCGACCCTGGCCGATGCCCAGCAGTGGGCAGCCGAGGTATCCCGTGCGGTGTGGTGCCCGATCGAGGTTCGTGGCCTGGAGCGGGGTTGCGGCGAGATCGACTGA
- a CDS encoding cytochrome P450, which translates to MHDRIKQRTHWAVTHGMARAYLKVLARRGEPVAQLGIDTAQAAGIYGIIDKIRGRGRMSQAGDGWITADARIVRTIFRDNRFVTFKPEHRSSSPIIQRLAAWSDPQLLNPAEPPSILITDPPDHGRLRRLVAAPFTPRAIEALRGRIQEVTNGHLDALKQRPHPDLIPDFTAKIPIAVIGEMIAVPPQDYSLLYTAMNRAIQLIATTAPSWRQYQDGTAALREIDEYLEKHVARLRREGTESELATGLLNSDLSHFELKMFFAVFLGAGFVTTTHLMGKAILVLLRHPDQLAALRADPTLWPNAVEELMRYDTSNQWSARVATETVEIEGHTIEAGQSALLLLGGANRDPAVFENPDVFDITRPNARENITLGTGIHVCLGQVLARVELHIALQSLFERFPELALAGEPEYFDGMGIHGLRRLPVTLGR; encoded by the coding sequence ATGCACGACCGGATCAAACAGCGCACCCATTGGGCGGTGACGCACGGAATGGCCCGTGCGTACCTCAAAGTGCTTGCCCGCCGCGGTGAACCCGTCGCACAGCTGGGAATCGACACCGCCCAGGCTGCGGGCATCTACGGAATCATCGACAAGATCCGTGGCCGCGGCAGGATGTCGCAGGCAGGCGATGGCTGGATCACCGCGGACGCGCGGATCGTCCGAACGATCTTCCGCGACAACCGGTTCGTCACCTTCAAACCCGAACACCGGTCCTCCTCACCGATCATTCAGCGGTTGGCGGCCTGGAGCGACCCGCAGCTGCTCAATCCCGCCGAACCGCCATCCATTCTGATCACCGACCCACCCGACCACGGGCGGCTGCGGCGTCTCGTCGCTGCCCCGTTTACCCCGCGCGCCATCGAGGCCCTGCGCGGACGTATCCAGGAGGTGACGAACGGTCATCTGGACGCGCTGAAACAGCGTCCGCACCCGGACCTGATCCCCGATTTCACCGCGAAGATCCCCATCGCCGTGATCGGCGAGATGATCGCCGTGCCGCCGCAGGATTACTCGCTGCTCTACACCGCGATGAATCGTGCGATCCAGCTGATCGCGACCACCGCCCCGTCCTGGCGCCAATATCAAGACGGCACAGCGGCTTTACGGGAGATCGACGAATACCTCGAGAAGCACGTCGCCCGTCTACGCCGCGAAGGCACCGAAAGTGAGCTGGCCACAGGACTTCTCAACAGCGACCTGAGCCATTTCGAGCTCAAGATGTTCTTCGCGGTGTTCCTGGGCGCGGGATTCGTCACCACCACGCATCTGATGGGCAAGGCGATCCTCGTGCTGCTGCGCCACCCCGACCAGCTGGCGGCGCTACGTGCCGACCCGACCCTGTGGCCCAACGCCGTCGAAGAACTCATGCGCTACGACACCTCGAACCAGTGGTCGGCCCGCGTCGCCACCGAGACGGTCGAGATCGAGGGACACACCATCGAGGCAGGCCAGTCGGCGCTGCTACTTCTCGGCGGAGCTAATCGCGACCCTGCCGTGTTCGAGAACCCGGACGTCTTCGACATCACCCGGCCCAACGCGCGCGAAAACATCACGCTGGGCACCGGGATTCACGTGTGCCTGGGCCAGGTGCTGGCACGGGTCGAGCTGCATATCGCGCTGCAATCGCTCTTCGAACGCTTTCCAGAGCTCGCGCTGGCCGGTGAGCCGGAGTACTTCGACGGTATGGGTATTCACGGACTGCGCCGTCTACCCGTGACGCTGGGACGTTAG
- a CDS encoding WXG100 family type VII secretion target: MADQRLRVSTTALEQGSRELRQHHRTIETAVAEIHRRAQTLQGVWTGSAANDAATAWDDLRKTFTSHLDKLSEHAELLLKTAKLHSDQEQLTTQAIASTDS; encoded by the coding sequence ATGGCAGACCAACGACTGCGTGTGTCGACAACCGCGCTCGAACAAGGGTCACGCGAGCTGCGCCAGCATCATCGCACGATCGAGACGGCTGTTGCCGAAATCCATCGGCGGGCTCAAACACTTCAGGGCGTATGGACTGGCTCGGCTGCAAACGATGCGGCAACGGCATGGGACGATCTTCGCAAGACATTCACATCCCACCTGGACAAGCTGTCGGAGCATGCTGAGTTGTTGTTGAAAACCGCGAAGCTGCACTCTGATCAGGAACAGCTGACCACGCAGGCCATCGCCTCAACGGATAGCTAG
- a CDS encoding WXG100 family type VII secretion target yields MAERSYDLDAMQEHIDFLTKQIESLTDQAKNVERTAEGVLSQYEGQGAEKFMEASAEWRTKFAQHLESLGALRDRIKITHGNYLDARTKNREMFPGA; encoded by the coding sequence ATGGCTGAACGTTCGTATGACTTAGACGCGATGCAAGAACACATCGATTTCCTGACCAAGCAAATAGAATCGCTCACCGATCAGGCGAAAAATGTCGAGCGTACGGCGGAGGGCGTCCTGTCTCAGTACGAGGGACAAGGCGCAGAAAAGTTCATGGAAGCAAGCGCTGAGTGGCGAACCAAATTCGCACAGCATCTTGAATCACTTGGGGCACTGCGCGACAGAATCAAGATCACGCACGGCAACTACCTCGATGCGAGGACGAAGAACCGCGAAATGTTCCCGGGGGCGTAA
- a CDS encoding fatty acyl-AMP ligase, which translates to MSALVSGLRVEEYLDETGAISLPDGYTVNHYLECAVDGEHDTFAYRYVDFSSDPDGAPSDLNWPQLRARSRAVAARLQQVTKPGDRVAILAPQGLDYVIGFFAAIEAGTIAVPLFAPELPGHAERLDAVLTDAQPTVVLTNEAAAESVSGFVRRLPRDRRPRVLAVDGVPDSVGATYMRVTPDTDDIAYLQYTSGSTRVPAGVEITHRAVMTNVLQMVISVGLDVDVRGASWLPLYHDMGLLMLMFPLCGGRMTLMSPMSFVRRPGRWIKELAAASHVGRTFGAAPNFAFELAAERGLPKDGEALDLSKVAGLINGSEPVSIASIRKFNEAFGPHGLPANAIKPSYGMAEATLFVSSIAPEAEPSVIYVDREQLGAGYAVRVDAAHEKAVPQVSCGQIARSQWAVIADPAAGAELPDGQVGEIWLHGNNIGRGYWGRPEETDFSFRNTLRARLGEGSHATGAEPAAAWFRTGDLGVYLDGELYITGRVKDLVIVDGRNHYPHDIEATVEDASPVVRRGFVAAFSVPTNELPVGVEAGDGAGERLVIVAERAAGAGRAEPGPIVEAIRAAVSRRHALPIADVQLVQAGAIPRTSSGKIARRACRQEYLDNKLGTHGS; encoded by the coding sequence ATGAGTGCGCTGGTGTCAGGGTTGCGTGTTGAGGAGTACCTGGACGAGACGGGCGCAATCTCCTTACCGGATGGCTATACCGTCAACCATTATTTGGAGTGTGCCGTCGATGGCGAGCACGACACATTTGCCTACCGCTACGTCGATTTCAGCAGTGACCCGGACGGCGCTCCGTCCGACCTGAACTGGCCCCAACTGCGGGCGCGTTCGCGTGCGGTCGCGGCGAGGCTTCAGCAGGTGACCAAGCCCGGGGATCGGGTCGCGATCTTGGCGCCGCAGGGCCTCGATTACGTCATCGGCTTCTTCGCCGCCATCGAGGCCGGGACCATCGCGGTGCCCCTTTTCGCCCCGGAACTGCCGGGTCACGCCGAGCGGCTCGATGCGGTGCTCACCGATGCCCAACCGACGGTGGTGCTCACCAATGAGGCGGCCGCCGAATCCGTCAGCGGTTTCGTCCGGCGACTGCCGCGCGATCGTCGGCCCCGAGTCTTGGCCGTCGACGGCGTGCCCGACTCGGTGGGCGCGACATATATGAGGGTGACGCCGGATACCGATGACATCGCCTATCTGCAGTACACATCGGGTTCGACGCGAGTGCCCGCCGGCGTCGAGATCACCCATCGCGCGGTGATGACCAACGTGCTGCAGATGGTCATTTCCGTTGGCCTGGATGTGGATGTCCGAGGAGCGAGCTGGCTGCCGCTGTACCACGATATGGGCCTGCTCATGCTCATGTTCCCGCTGTGCGGGGGGCGGATGACGCTCATGTCGCCGATGTCTTTCGTGCGCCGGCCCGGCCGCTGGATCAAGGAACTCGCGGCCGCGTCTCACGTGGGCCGCACCTTTGGCGCCGCCCCCAACTTCGCCTTCGAGCTGGCCGCCGAGCGCGGACTGCCGAAGGATGGCGAAGCCCTGGATCTGAGCAAGGTGGCGGGTCTGATCAACGGTTCCGAGCCGGTCAGCATCGCGTCGATCCGTAAGTTCAATGAGGCCTTCGGTCCCCATGGATTACCGGCCAACGCCATCAAGCCGTCTTATGGTATGGCCGAGGCGACGCTCTTCGTCTCCTCGATCGCCCCCGAAGCCGAGCCATCCGTCATCTATGTGGATCGCGAACAGCTGGGTGCCGGATACGCGGTGCGGGTGGATGCCGCCCATGAGAAGGCGGTGCCACAGGTGTCCTGTGGTCAGATCGCCCGCAGTCAATGGGCGGTGATTGCCGACCCGGCTGCCGGGGCGGAGCTGCCGGACGGACAGGTGGGCGAGATCTGGTTGCACGGCAACAACATTGGTCGCGGATACTGGGGCCGGCCGGAGGAGACGGATTTCTCTTTCCGCAACACGCTGCGGGCGCGCCTGGGAGAGGGCAGCCATGCCACCGGAGCCGAACCGGCCGCTGCCTGGTTCCGTACGGGCGATCTCGGCGTCTACCTCGATGGTGAGCTGTACATCACCGGTCGGGTCAAGGATCTGGTGATCGTCGACGGCCGTAACCACTACCCGCACGACATCGAGGCCACCGTCGAGGATGCCTCTCCGGTGGTGCGGCGCGGATTCGTGGCGGCCTTCTCGGTGCCCACCAACGAACTGCCCGTGGGCGTCGAGGCGGGTGACGGTGCCGGAGAGAGGTTGGTCATCGTCGCCGAACGCGCCGCGGGAGCCGGCCGGGCAGAACCGGGCCCCATTGTTGAGGCGATCCGGGCCGCTGTCTCTCGTCGGCACGCCCTGCCCATCGCCGATGTCCAGCTGGTTCAGGCCGGTGCGATCCCGCGCACCAGCAGTGGAAAGATCGCGCGCCGAGCCTGCCGCCAGGAGTACCTGGACAACAAGCTCGGGACGCACGGCTCGTAG
- a CDS encoding cytochrome P450, with translation MRSRDLVKYWSRWVTMHGISRVGLLTQVRKMPLAALFLSPDRADNHYRYIEQIRSVGPIAPARATGLVFTGLAQTREILRDHRFITMAPNNIPSPVLPQGLSRWIFNRTEPGLPNPVEPPAMLAVDPPEHTRFRKLVSRAFTPRAVSRLEDRVREVTLELLDNLERKERADLLDDYASQLPVAIIAEMLGVPREDAPFLLEWGNHGAALLDIGMTWSAYRDATQALIEIDRYFDAHLVRLRRELAQDPTLDGILASIVRDGDLDDRELKATMALLLGAGFETTVNLIGNGIVALLRHSEQLAYLQENPEGWPNAVEEILRYDSPVQVTGRVATETVEFDGHTLPAGSMAVLLLGGANRDPAVFDEPDVFDVSRANAREHVAFGSGVHVCLGASLARMEGVVALQSLFERFPELALAADPTPGKHVNLHGFGSLPVNLGRARVRASS, from the coding sequence ATGCGATCCAGGGATCTGGTCAAGTACTGGTCGCGGTGGGTGACCATGCACGGCATCAGCCGCGTCGGACTACTCACCCAGGTGCGCAAAATGCCCTTGGCGGCGTTGTTCCTCAGCCCGGATCGAGCCGACAACCATTACCGGTACATCGAACAGATCCGGTCCGTCGGCCCCATCGCTCCGGCCCGGGCCACCGGCCTCGTCTTCACCGGTCTGGCGCAGACACGCGAGATCCTGCGGGACCACCGATTCATCACCATGGCGCCCAACAACATTCCCTCCCCGGTGCTCCCCCAGGGGCTCAGCCGTTGGATCTTCAACAGGACCGAGCCCGGTCTGCCCAACCCGGTAGAGCCGCCCGCCATGCTGGCCGTCGACCCACCCGAACACACCCGGTTCCGCAAGCTGGTGTCGAGGGCCTTCACACCACGCGCGGTGAGCAGGCTGGAGGACCGCGTCCGTGAAGTGACGCTGGAGCTGCTCGACAACCTGGAACGCAAGGAGCGAGCCGACCTGCTCGACGACTATGCCTCGCAATTACCGGTGGCGATCATCGCCGAGATGCTCGGTGTTCCACGCGAAGACGCTCCGTTCCTCCTGGAATGGGGCAATCACGGCGCGGCGCTGCTGGACATCGGCATGACTTGGTCTGCGTATCGCGATGCCACCCAGGCGCTCATCGAGATCGACCGCTACTTCGACGCTCACCTGGTCCGGCTGCGCCGCGAGCTTGCGCAGGACCCCACCCTCGACGGCATCCTGGCGAGCATCGTGCGTGACGGCGATCTGGACGACCGCGAACTCAAGGCCACCATGGCACTGCTGCTCGGTGCCGGATTCGAAACGACGGTCAACCTCATCGGGAATGGCATCGTGGCCCTGCTGCGTCACTCCGAACAGCTGGCCTACCTGCAGGAGAATCCGGAAGGCTGGCCGAACGCCGTCGAGGAGATCCTGCGTTACGACTCCCCCGTGCAGGTCACTGGCCGGGTGGCCACCGAAACCGTCGAATTCGACGGCCACACACTGCCTGCCGGCTCGATGGCGGTGCTACTTCTCGGCGGAGCCAACCGCGACCCCGCTGTTTTCGATGAACCCGACGTCTTCGACGTGAGCCGCGCCAACGCACGCGAACACGTCGCATTCGGCAGTGGTGTCCATGTCTGCCTGGGCGCGAGCCTGGCACGGATGGAGGGTGTGGTGGCGCTGCAGTCGTTGTTCGAACGCTTCCCCGAGCTCGCGCTAGCAGCCGATCCCACCCCCGGCAAGCATGTCAATCTGCATGGCTTCGGAAGCCTGCCAGTGAACCTCGGCCGTGCCCGGGTGCGAGCCAGCAGTTAA